CCATACAGGCCTCACAGGCTCAGCATACACGTCTACAGAGACCCTGCCAGGGCCCAGGTAGGCATGCTTAGCTGCATGCAGGAAGCgagacacacccagacacactCAGGCAAGCCCTTACTCTGAGAAAGGAGGTGTCTTGGGTTTATCACAGCCAgagcccctctctctctctttcacacacacacacacacacacaaactcacactcagatacacagacacacagagatacactGGACGTGTAACACCCACAGCACAGACAGGCCCCTGCAGGTTGACCCGGAGGCTGTGTGGCCTGAGGCTGCTTCAAACATGTGCCCAgatccccccacctccaccccagtcCCGTGTCCTGCTCCAGTGAAGTCCAAGGGCTCACATGACCCAAGGGGAGGGCTCCCAGGACAGCCCTCGGAGAAACTGCATCATCCTCACTAATGATCCACTTCCTCTCCAGGGAATAAAGGCTCAGGGACTGGCAGTTCTGCCCCGCAGCCCACCAGCCTCTCGGAGCCTCTGGTCACTGGCCTGTGTCTCCCCCAGGGTGAGTGCTGGGCAGGCTAGGCAGAGGGAGGGTGAAATGGGCCTGCAGGGTCATCTTGGTGCAGCCCGCCCTCTCACAGACCGCCCTGTACCCTAAGCCGGCTTGTGCAGCCTTGAGTCCTGAGAACTAGGGCACAGAAGGGTTCCTGCAGGGGCAGCCTGCAGCAATCggtctccctctctctcagggCAGGCTGGGGTCTCAAGGCCTCCCTGTCCTTGTCACAGCCCAGGCCACCTATGTTCGTTTCTTTTCTCCCAGATGGACATGTGGGCAGCGCTGCTCATCCTGCAAGCCTTGTTGCTACCCTCCCTGGCTGACAGAGCCACCCCTGCCCTGCGCTTCATAGCTGTGGGCGACTGGGGAGGGGTCCCCAATGCCCCATTCCACACGGCTCGGGAAATGGCCAACGCCAAGGAGATGGCTAGGACCGTGCAGGTCCTGGGTGCAGACTTCATCCTGTCTCTAGGGGACAATTTCTACTTCACTGGTGTACAAGACGCCAATGACAAGAGGTTCCAGGTCTGTGCCCAACAGAGTGGGGCAGGAGGTGGTGGGGGGCAGTGGGGAGAAGCCACCTTACCTGGTAACCTTCCTTtggagagggcagagggaaggTGATGGGGCATCTTGGGGGGCTGGAGCATCCGTGTCTCCCTTATCCCTAGCTCCTAACTTGGTGGGAGGATCAGGGTAGCCATTGACCCCAGGGAAGGGGCCTGCCCTGTCTGTTCACTACAGGAGACCTTTGAGGACGTATTCTCTGACCGCTCCCTTCGAAACGTGGCCTGGTATGTGCTGGCTGGAAACCACGACCACCTCGGCAACGTCTCTGCCCAGATTGCATACTCTAAGATCTCCAAGCGCTGGTGAGCCACCCCTAACCCTGCCTCCCCCAGACCCTGACACAGCGGGGACATGGGGCCCTCTGGCTTGAGCTGACCCTGGGAATTCTGCGTCCAAGATGTGCACTCTCGACCTCTATCCCCTCCACAGGAACTTCCCTAGCCCTTTCTACCGCCTGCGTTTCAAGGTCCCACGGACCAACGTGTCTGTGGCCATTTTTATGCTGGACACTGTGATGCTATGTGGCAATTCAGATGACTTCCTCAGCCAGCAGCCTGAGAGGCCCCGAGACCCAGACCTGGCCCGCACCCAGCTGTCCTGGCTCAAGAAACAGCTAGCAGTGGCCAGGGAGGACTACGTGCTGGTGGCAGGCCACTACCCCGTGTGGTCCATAGCCGAGCATGGGCCTACCCGCTGCCTGGTCAAGCAGCTACGGCCACTGTTGGCCACATACGGGGTCACCGCCTACCTGTGCGGCCATGATCACAACCTGCAGGTGAGGGCCCTGTGGGTGgagtgggagctgggtgaggggTCCCCACCCCAGCTGATGTCCACATGGCTGGGGTCCTCCTGCTATTTAAGGGCCTCCTGTGGCCTTCAGAATGTCTAGACTGTCCCTCAAATCTTGCTGTCTCACCAGGAAAACACTCCAAAGCCAGAATAATATCTTTGACttgccaatttctttctttttttcctttttctttttttttttgagatggagtcatgctctgttgccaggctggagtgcagtggcacgatcttggctcactgcaacctctgacttcctggttcaagcaattcacctgcctcagcctcctgagtagctgggactacaggcacacgccaccacgccaagctaatttttgtatttttagtagagacatggtttcaccatgttggccaggatggtctcgatctcctgacctcatgactcacccatcttggcctcccaaagtgctgggattacaggtatgagccaccacggccggccttttcttcttcttctttttttttttttttttggagacaaggtctcactctgtttttcgcccaggctagactgcagtgatgcaattagagctcactgaagcttcaatctcctgggctcaggtgatccacctcagcctcaagtagctgagactacaggcatgtgccaccacgtgcagctatttttttttttttttttcttttgagagggaatctcgttctcccacccaggctggagtgcagtgcaacctccaccttctgggttcaagctattttcctgtctcagcctcctgaatatctgggattacaggcttgcgacatcacacctagctaatttttgtatttagtagagatggggtttcaccaggttggccaggctggtctcaaactcctgacctcaagtgatcccccgccttggcctccaaagtgctgagattacaggcgtgagccaccgcgcctgacccttttgcactttttgtagagacaagttcttactatgttgcccagactggtctgaaactcctgggctcaagcaatccacctgcctcaacctcccaaagttctgggattacagcactgcacctggccaccaatTTCTTACTAAGTGTTCTACCTGTGAAATAGGATTAATATACTCCTAAAAGTTGGGAAATTGAAGGCAGGAGGGGTTAGGTACCTCAAGGTGACTCTGTGGTTAGGGCCAGATCTAGCCCTGGACCCTATGCAGGTGTGTGTGGGTGGAACCCCTGCTCAAAGCTGGGTCTCCACTGACCCCTTGTCCTCCATCCTCAGTACCTGCAAGATGAGAACGGCGTGGGCTATGTGCTGAGTGGGGCTGGGAATTTCATGGACCCCTCAAAGCGGCACCAGCGAAAAGTCCCCAACGGCTACCTGCGCTTCCACTATGGCACCGAAGACTCACTGGGTGGCTTTGCCTATGTGGAGATCAGCTCCAAAGAGATGACAGTCACTTACATCGAGGCCTCGGGCAAGTCCctcttcaagaccagcctgccaaggCGAGCCAGGCCCTGAAATCCCATGAGTGCCCAGCTCTGAGGCCCGATCACTACTGTTGGGTGGATGGGCCCTGCCGGGACCCTGCTCACAGGCAGGCTTTTCCTCTAACCTGTGGTTCTGCAGCAGGGCAGGCAGGAGAACCACAGCTGATGAACTGTGGTGCCACATGACCCTCGTGGCACAGATGCCCTCATATGTGAAAGACATGGATGTGTGTCCCAGCCACAGTGTTACACTCTGTGGCTGGCTCACCTCTGCCGAGTTCCAGGGTGCAGTGCTAGAGGGAGAGAAAGCTTCATCCTAAATCAGGCATCTTTCTGTCACTGATGTTCAATAAAGAATAGTTGCCAAGGCTGAACCAGTGCCACTGGTGTGTTATATGCTCCGGGTTAGAGTGGCTGGGCTCCCTGAGCTGCAGTTCCTTGCCCCTACGCCCCTCCATAACCAAGTTGCCTCATCCATGGATGTGATTTTAAAACCCAAGCagtggctaggcgcagtggctcacacctgtaatcccagcactttgggagggcaaggcagacagatcacaaggtcaggagattcagatcatcctggctaacagagtgagaccccttctctctactaaaaatacaaaaaattggctgggtatggtggcgtgtgcctatagtcccagctacccgggaggctgaggcaggagaatcgctggaacccaggaggtggaggttgcagtgagccaagatcgcaccactgcactccagcttgggtgacagagcaagcctctgtctcaaaaaaaaaaaaaaaaaacccaagcagAGGCTGGGCTCGGTGTTTCACatctgtatcccagcactttgggaggctgaagtgggtggatcatttgaggtcaggagttcgagaccaacctggccaacatggttaaacccccatctctactaaaaatataaaaagttagcagggcatggtggcatgtgcctgtaatcccagctactcaggaggttgagtaggaagaatcacttgaacctggaaggcagaggttgcagagagccaagatcgccccactgcactccagcctaggaaacaagagcgaaacgccatctcaaaaaaaagaaaaaattagccagtttgatggtgggtgcctgtggtcctagctactcggaggctgaggcaggagaattgcttgaacccaggaggtggatgttgcagtgggctgagattgtgccactgcactccagcctgggcaacagagcaaggctctgtctcaagcaaataaaaaataaataaataataattaaaagaggccaggcacagtggcttacacctgtaatcccagcactttgtgaggcctagGTGGGTtgatcagttgaggtcagaagtttgagaccagcctggccaacatggtaaaacccatttctactaaaaattcaaaacttaactaggcatggtgacatacatctgtaatcccaactactggggaggctgaggcaaaagaatcacttgagcctggaaggctgggtggatcacctgaggtcaggaattcaagaccaacctgaccaatatggtgaaacctcatctctactaaaaatacaaaaattagctggtcatggtggcacgtgcctgtaatcccagctacctgggaggctgaggcagaataacttaaaccaaggaggcagaggttgcagtgaaccgagatcataccactgcactcaagactgggcagcacagcaagactctgtctcaaaaaaaaataaaccaaataaaaataaataaacaataaatgtttcTCTCTTACCAACAAGGCTGCAGGGGTGGTCCCTGGATCAATGCTTTTGTACGTCTGTACAAGTCTGTGTGTAAGAAAATTTCCAAAAGCAGAATTATCtcagggccaggccaggccaggccaggtggctcacacctgtaatcccagcactttgggaggccaaggtgggcagatcacttgagatcaggagttagagaacagcttggtcaacatggcaaaaccccatctctactaaaaatacaaaaaattagcttggggtggaggtacatgcctgtaatccaagctattagggaggctgaggcaggagaatcgcttgaacccaggaggcgaaggttgcagtgagccaagatggtgccactgcactccagcctgggcaacagagtgagattcagtttaaaaaaaaaaaaaaaaaaaaaagacttatcaCAGGGcgattttctttcttaaatactGAAAGCCTAGTGCTAGACCTGATGTGACAGCTGCAGGGGAGCCCAGTTCCCCTCTGAGGGAGAGTTAAGTaacacccaccccacccccaggcaaTCCTAACCATTAGAGCTGGGCAAGGCACAGAACCCCTCCTTTGGCCCGCCCTCAACCACCACTTCAGCTGCTACTCTGCAGAGACCCAGTTGTTTGGCTCCAGCTGCCTGCCCAGCTGAGTGAAATGAACCTGGACAAAATGTAACAggactgggcatgatggttcacgcctgtaatcccagcactttggtaggccaggacagggggatcacttgaggacaggagtttgagaccagcctggccaacgtggcaaaaccctatctctgattaaaaaaaaaatacaaaagaggccgggcacggtggctcaagcctgtaatcccagcactttgggaggccgaggcgggtggatcacaaggtcgagagatcgagaccatcctggtcaacatggtgaaatcccgtctctactaaaaatacaaaacattagctgggcatggtggcacgtgcctgtaatcccagctactcaggaggctgaggcaggagaattgcctgaacccaagaggtggaggttgcagtgagccaagatcgtgccattgcactccagcctgggtaacaagagcgaaactccgtctcaaaaaaaaaaaaaaaaaaagaattaggcctggtgacacatgcttataatcccagttatttgggaagctgaggcaggagactcattctagtctgggaagtggaggctagagtgagctgtgatcatgccattgcactccagtctgggagattccgtttccaaaaaaaaaaaaaaaaagtgtagctGAGGTTACTTCTGGGGAGAGGCACTTGGTGAAACTGTCACCTTTCatttgttactttatttatttatttattttgagacaaagttttgctcctgttgcccaggctggagtacaatggtgcgatcatggctcaaccgcctcccaggttcaagcaattctccatcctcagcctcccaagtactgggattacaggcacgcgccaccacggccagctaattttttttaatttttatttatttatttatttattttttgagacggagtttcgctcttgttacccaggctggagtgcaatggcgcgatctcggctcaccgcaacctctgcctcccggtttcaggcaattctcctgcctcagcctcctgagtagctgggattacaggcacgtgccaccatgcccagataattttttgtatttttagtagagacggggtttcaccatgttgaccaggatggtctcgatctcttgacctcgtgatccacccgcctcagcctcccaaagtgctgggattacaggcttgagccaccgcgcccggctgctaattttgtattttttaagtagagacaggttttctccgtgttggtcaggctgatcttaaactcccgatctcagatatgcctgccttagcctcccaaagtgatgggaggtgtgagccaatgtgcccagctcATTtgttacgtgtgtgtgtgtgtgtgtgtgtgtgtgtgtgtgtgtcttggtaTCATTTGCTACTTTATAGATGTCAATATTGTTGAATTTGTTACAAGATGTATGTATTACTGTTAtaatttggagtttttttttgaaacagggtctcactctgttgcccaagttggagtgcagtggtacaatcatagctcactgcagcctccacgtcctgggctcaagtgatcctcctgcctctgcctcctgagtagctgggaccacagcttcACACCACtactcttggctaattttgtgcgtgtttgttttgtagagatagagtcttgctatgttgaggtgttaaactcctgacctcaagcaatccttcctcctcctcagccttccaaagtgcaggattacaggtgtgagccatcatgtctggccaactattttttttttcttcccctccctcctgcctctggccaaCTATTATAATTAAGCAGTTATCCTTGCAAAATGcaatcctggccaggtgtggtagctcacacctgtaatcccaatactttgggagactgaggtgggcggatcacttgagatcagcagtttgagactagcctgcccaacatggtgaaaccctgtcttcactaaaaatacgaaaattagccaggcgtggtggcacatgcttgtaattccagctacttgggaggctgagacaggagaatcacttgaacccaggaggcggaggttgcagtgagctgagatcgtgccattgagctccagcctgggtgacagagcaagactctgtctcaaacaaacaactcAAAATTCCAATCGTTTGTTCCAGCTGCCATTTACCATCACTACTGATCCTGGCCCATGAGTCAGGGGCCAGAATCATCCTCAGAGGATGTTAGAGAAGCTCAGACAGGGctaggcacaggggctcatgcctgtagtcccagcactttgggatatgaggcaggcggatcacgaggtcaggagttcaaaaccagcctggccaacatggtgaaaccctatgtctactaaaaatacaaaaattagctgggtgtggtgttgcatgcctgtagtcccagctactcaggaggctgaggtaggagaactgcttgaacccaggaggcagaggttgcagtaagctgagatggcaccattgcactccagcctggcaacagagtgactcttatcttaaaaaaaaaaaaaaagctcagatgggtttttatggtttttttttttttttttttttttttggcacaatATCTATCTTAGATGGACAGATTAAGTACTGTGACCAAGGTCATTCCTAGGAAGTGGCAGTCCCTCAGTTTTAACCACAACAGTCTAGGGAGGTGACAGCCACCCTGCCTCTTCCCACTGACTCAGAGGCACCGGGCAGGCAGGAGTCTGAATCAGAGGTCACCATCATAGCCCAAGGCCCCTGTTCCCAGGGCCCAGAGCCAGAAAGAAGAAGTGACACATCCAATGTCACACGAAGACTGAGTAGCAGGGGAGGGGGGATTGTAACTCAGGCTCCCTCCTCTACACCAGCTAGACACTTCTACCCAGCACCAAGGAGCAAAGCTCTGTGCCAAGCAGCTGGGAACCCAAAGACGCTGGGAGGAATAAGCCAGGGCAGGTGCTCGCCCTTGGGGGCTTCTATCTTGCTGAGGAGACACCACCAGGCAGCACTCAGccatctgaatttatttatttatttatttattcttttctttctttcttatttttatttttaaaaagacggggtttcagccgggcgcggtggctcaagcctgtaatcccagcactttgggaggctgaggcgggtggatcacgaggtcatgagatcgagaccatcctggtcaacatggtgaaaccccatctctactaaaaatacaaaaaaattatctgggcatggtggcgcgtgcctgtaatcccagctactcaggaggctgaggcaggagaattgcctgaaaccgggaggcgaggttgcggtgagccgagatcgcgccattgcactccagcctgggtaacaagagcgaaactctgtctcaaaaaaaaaaaaaaaaaaaaaaaaagacggggtttcaccatattgatcaagctggtcttgaactcctgacctcaggtggtttgcctgcctcagcctcccaaagtgctaggattacaggtgtgagccaccgtgcctggctcttatttatttttatttttgagatggagtattgttcttgttacccaggctggagtgcaatggcacgatcttagctcaccacaacctccgccttctgggttcaagcaattctcctgcctcagcctcccgagtagctgtgactacaggcgtgtgccaccatgcccagctaatttttgaacttttagtagagatggggtttcaccatgttgaccaggatggtctcgatctcttgacctcgtgatccacctgccctgctcttttttcttttcttttcttttttttttgagatggagttacccaggaattcaaggctagcctgggcaacatagcaagatcccatctctacaaaaaatacataaattaaccaggcatagagctgaaggctacagtgagcaatgatcacaccacagcattccagcctgagcctggatgacagagtgagatcccatctctaaaataaaaaaagcaaaaacaaacaaacaaacaaaaaacccaacccaAAACATTGGCTCAGGAAAATTATCAAGagaaagtagaaatcaatacAAAAACAATACAGCAGTGGCTCAGGAAAATAGAAAGAGGGAATCCAAGAACAAATTCAGCGAGATTTACATAAGAACATAATATAGATTCAAGGTGGTATTGTAACTTCATGGGAAAGGAGGTGTTATTTGCCTTGTCAGTTTGCACTGGCATGAGCCCAAACCTGAAACCTACCTtagaccatatacaaaaataaattatgaaggaATCAAATATTTCAGTGTAAAAATAaattggcgcagtggctcacacctgtaatccctgaactttggaggccgaggcaggtggatcacctgaggtcaggaattcgagaccagcctggccaacatgatgaacacccatctctattaaaaatacaaaaaattaggccgggcgcggtggctcaagcctgtaatcccagcactttgggaggccgaggggggtggatcacgaggtcgagagatcgagaccatcctggtcaacatggtgaaaccccgtctctactaaaaatacaaaaaattagctgggcatggtggcgcatgcctgtaatcccagctactcaggaggctgaggcaggagaattgcctgaacccaggaggcggaggttgcggtgagctgagatcgcgccattgcactccagcctgggtaacaagagtgaaactccgtctcaaaaaaaaaataaataaataaaaataaaaatacaaaaaattagctgggcacggtggcaagtgcctataatcccatctactcaggaagtttaggcaggagaatcacttaaacctgggaggacgccactgcacttcagcctgggcaacaagagcaaaactctatctccaaaaaataaattaattaataaaataaaataaaaatcacagggaggcaggatgtggtggctcatgcctataatcccagcactttgggaggcccaagtgggtggattgcttgagcccaggagttcgagaccagcctgagcaacatagcgagaccccatctctaccaaaaaataataaataaataaataaatggacatgAAGGCGCTTATCTGTAGTCCCGGATACTCAGAGGGCAGGAGGGTGGAGTGgagagggtggggcaggggctgaggcaggaggatcagtagagcttgggaggtcaaggctgccatgagtcatgatcatggcactgtactgcagcctgggccacagagtgagaccctgtctcaaaatcaagcaagcaagcaagcaagcaatcaCAGGGAAAGATGAAAATGAACATCCACACAAAGTCCTGCGGAGGCAAGATTTCTCCTCTATCCTCTTAGACCTCTGGCTAGACCTAAGAATTCAACTGACATgtgacagattaacaggagaaaagcataGAAATTTAACATAAGTTCTATGGGACATGGGAGCCCTGAAAAGGAACTGAAGACCCAAAGAGGAAGTTAGAGTGAAGCATTTATCTGCTGAATTGAACAAACAGTAGTAAATTATGgatgggcgtggtagctcacgcctgtactcccagcactttgggaggcctaggtgggtggatcacaatgtcaggacttggatatcagcctggccaacaaggagaaatcctgtttgtactaaaaacacaaaaattagccagtcatggtggtatatgcctgtaatcccaactattggggaggctgaggcaggagaatcactttaatcgaggaggcagagtttgcaggttgcagtgagcggagatcacaccactgcactccagcctgggtaacagactctgtcttaaaaaaaaaaaaaaagcgggccgggcgcggtggctcaagcctgtaatcccagcactttgggaggccgaggcgggtggatcacgaggtcaagagatcgagaccatcctggtcaacatggtgaaaccccgtctctactaaaaatacaaaaaattagctgggcatggtggcgcgtgcct
This genomic interval from Saimiri boliviensis isolate mSaiBol1 chromosome 14, mSaiBol1.pri, whole genome shotgun sequence contains the following:
- the ACP5 gene encoding tartrate-resistant acid phosphatase type 5; the encoded protein is MDMWAALLILQALLLPSLADRATPALRFIAVGDWGGVPNAPFHTAREMANAKEMARTVQVLGADFILSLGDNFYFTGVQDANDKRFQETFEDVFSDRSLRNVAWYVLAGNHDHLGNVSAQIAYSKISKRWNFPSPFYRLRFKVPRTNVSVAIFMLDTVMLCGNSDDFLSQQPERPRDPDLARTQLSWLKKQLAVAREDYVLVAGHYPVWSIAEHGPTRCLVKQLRPLLATYGVTAYLCGHDHNLQYLQDENGVGYVLSGAGNFMDPSKRHQRKVPNGYLRFHYGTEDSLGGFAYVEISSKEMTVTYIEASGKSLFKTSLPRRARP